Proteins encoded together in one Asterias rubens chromosome 4, eAstRub1.3, whole genome shotgun sequence window:
- the LOC117289564 gene encoding aspartate aminotransferase, mitochondrial-like produces the protein MALRLHAKSLLVLREQCTKTFATTSAAKTSWWPHVEMGPPDAILGVTEAFKRDTNPNKMNLGVGAYRDDEGKPFVLSSVRKAESIIAASNVDHEYLGITGLPDLTKASAKLAFGDDSEVVSSGRNVTVQGISGTGSLCIGANYLSKFFPGNKTVYLPKPSWGNHTPIFKHAGLDVQGYRYYDKETCGFDAAGAMEDISKIPEKSIIILHACAHNPTGVDPKPEQWKEMGKLIKERQLFPFFDMAYQGFASGDLAKDAWALRHFLDEGHTVALAQSYAKNMGLYGQRVGAFSLVCADAEEAKRCESQLKIIIRPMYSNPPAYGARIASTILNTPELNAEWKKELELMSGRIITMRDHLVANLTKEGSTRDWSHITDQIGMFCFTGLKPDQVEKITKDFSVYLTKDGRISVAGISSKNNAYLAHAMHEVTK, from the exons cTGGTGGCCCCATGTGGAAATGGGCCCACCTGACGCGATCCTCGGGGTCACCGAGGCATTCAAGCGTGACACCAACCCTAACAAGATGAATCTGGGAGTTGGAGCATACAGGGATGATGAGGGCAAACCATTTGTTCTCTCATCAGTAAGAAAG GCTGAGTCAATAATAGCAGCCAGCAATGTTGACCATGAGTACCTCGGTATTACTGGCCTTCCTGACCTGACCAAAGCTTCGGCCAAGCTTGCCTTTGGGGATGACAGCGAAGTTGTTAGCAGCGGAAGG AATGTAACAGTCCAAGGTATATCTGGGACAGGTTCTCTTTGCATCGGGGCAAACTATCTCTCCAAGTTCTTCCCTGGCAACAAAACCGTGTATCTCCCCAAACCCTCCTGGGGCAACCATACTCCAATTTTTAA GCATGCAGGTCTGGATGTGCAAGGGTATCGGTACTATGACAAAGAAACGTGTGGCTTTGATGCTGCTGGGGCTATGGAAGATATTTCg AAAATCCCAGAGAAGTCTATTATCATCCTGCATGCCTGCGCTCACAATCCAACAGGAGTGGACCCTAAG CCAGAGCAATGGAAAGAAATGGGCAAACTGATCAAG GAGAGGCAGCTGTTCCCCTTCTTTGATATGGCGTACCAGGGCTTCGCCAGCGGGGACCTCGCCAAAGACGCCTGGGCTCTGAGGCATTTCCTCGACGAGGGTCACACGGTTGCCCTCGCCCAGTCCTACGCCAAGAACATGGGACTGTACGGCCAGAGAGTGGGCGCATTCAGCCTGGTTTGCGCAGACGCTGAGGAGGCCAAGCGCTGCGAGTCTCAGTTGAAAATCATCATCAGGCCCATGTACTCCAACCCGCCGGCCTATGGGGCTAGAATTGCAAGCACTATTCTCAATACACCAGAACTTAATGCAGAATG GAAGAAGGAGTTAGAGTTGATGTCTGGTCGTATCATCACAATGCGAGACCATCTGGTAGCTAACCTGACTAAGGAAGGGTCTACCCGGGACTGGTCACACATCACTGATCAGATCGGCATGTTCTGCTTCACTGGACTCAAACCGGACCAG GTGGAGAAGATCACCAAGGATTTCTCGGTCTACCTGACGAAAGACGGTCGAATCTCCGTCGCCGGTATCTCATCTAAGAACAACGCCTACTTGGCCCATGCCATGCACGAAGTCACCAAGTGA